In one Nomascus leucogenys isolate Asia chromosome 13, Asia_NLE_v1, whole genome shotgun sequence genomic region, the following are encoded:
- the TMEM168 gene encoding transmembrane protein 168 isoform X1 — translation MCKSLRYCFSHCLYLAMTRLEEVNREVNMHSSVRYLGYLARINLLVAICLGLYVRWEKTANSLILVIFILGLFVLGIASILYYYFSMEAASLSLSNLWFGFLLGLLCFLDNSSFKNDVKEESTKYLLLTSIVLRILCSLVERISGYVRHRPTLLTTVEFLELVGFAIASTTMLVEKSLSVILLVVALAMLIIDLRMKSFLAIPNLVIFAVLLFFSSLETPKNPIAFACFFICLITDPFLDIYFSGLSVTERWKPFLYRGRICRRLSVVFAGMIELTFFILSAFKLRDTHLWYFVIPGFSIFGIFWMICHIIFLLTLWGFHTKLNDCHKVYFTHRTDYNSLDRIMASKGMRHFCLISEQLVFFSLLATAILGAVSWQPTNGIFLSMFLIVLPLESMAHGLFHELGNCLGGTSVGYAIVIPTNFCSPDGQPTLLPPEHVQELNLRSTGMLNSIQRFFAYHMIETYGCDYSTSGLSFDTLHSKLKAFLELRTVDGPRHDTYILYYSGHTHGTGEWALAGGDTLRLDTLIEWWREKNGSFCSRLIIVLDSENATPWVKEVRKINDQYIAVQGAELIKTVDIEEADPPQLGDFTKDWVEYNCNSSNNVCWTEKGRTVKAVYGVSKRWSDYTLHLPTGSDVAKHWMLHFPRITYPLVHLANWLCGLNLFWICKTCFRCLKRLKMSWFLPTVLDTGQGFKLVKS, via the exons ATGTGTAAATCACTGCGTTATTGCTTTAGTCATTGTCTCTATTTAGCAATGACAAGACTGGAAGAAGTAAATAGAGAAGTGAACATGCATTCTTCAGTGCGGTATCTTGGCTATTTAGCCAGAATCAATTTATTGGTTGCTATATGCTTAGGTCTATACGTAAGATGGGAAAAAACAGCCAATTCcttaattttggtaatttttattctTGGTCTTTTTGTTCTTGGAATCGCCAGCAtactctattattatttttcaatggaAGCAGCAAGTTTAAGTCTCTCCAATCTTTGGTTTGGATTCTTGCTTGGCCTCCTATGTTTTCTTGATaattcatcctttaaaaatgatGTAAAAGAAGAATCAACCAAATATTTGCTTCTAACATCCATAGTGTTAAGGATATTGTGCTCTCTGGTGGAGAGAATTTCTGGTTATGTCCGTCATCGACCCACTTTACTAACCACAGTTGAATTTCTGGAGCTTGTTGGATTTGCCATTGCCAGCACAACTATGTTGGTGGAGAAGTCTCTGAGTGTCATTTTGCTTGTTGTAGCTCTGGCTATGCTGATTATTGATCTGAGAATGAAATCTTTCTTAGCTATTCCAAACTTAGTTATTTttgcagttttgttatttttttcctcattggaaACTCCCAAAAATCCGATtgcttttgcatgtttttttatTTGCCTGATAACTGATCCTTTCCTTGACATTTATTTTAGTGGACTTTCAGTAACCGAAAGATGGAAACCCTTTTTGTACCGTGGAAGAATTTGCAGAAGACTTTCAGTCGTTTTTGCTGGAATGATTGAgcttacattttttattctttcagcatTTAAACTTAGAGATACTCATCTCTGGTATTTTGTAATACCTGGCTTTtccatttttggaattttctggatgatttgtcatattatttttcttttaactctttgGGGATTCCATACCAAATTAAATGACTGCCATAAAGTATATTTTACCCACAGGACAGATTACAATAGCCTTGATAGAATCATGGCATCCAAAGGGATGCGCCATTTTTGCTTGATTTCAGAGCAGTTGGTGTTTTTTAGTCTTCTTGCAACAGCGATTTTGGGAGCAGTTTCCTGGCAG CCAACAAATGGAATTTTCTTGAGCATGTTTCTAATCGTTTTGCCATTGGAATCCATGGCTCATGGGCTCTTCCATGAATTGGGTAACTGTTTAGGAGGAACATCTGTTGGATATGCTATTGTGATTCCCACCAACTTCTGCAG TCCTGATGGTCAGCCAACACTGCTTCCCCCAGAACATGTACAGGAGTTAAATTTGAGGTCTACTGGCATGCTCAATTCTATCCAAAGATTTTTTGCATATCATATGATTGAGACCTATGGATGTGACTATTCCACGAGTGGACTGTCATTTGATACTCTGCATTCCAAACTGAAAGCTTTCCTCGAACTTCGGACAGTGGATGGACCCAGACATGATACGTATATTTTGTATTACAGTGGGCACACCCATGGTACAGGAGAGTGGGCTCTAGCAG GTGGAGATACACTACGCCTTGACACACTTATAGAATGGTGGAGAGAAAAGAATGGTTCCTTCTGTTCCCGGCTTATTATCGTATTAGACAGCGAAAATGCAACCCCTTGGGTGAAAGAAGTGAGGAAAATTAATGACCAGTATATTGCAGTGCAAGGAGCAGAGTTGATAAAAACAGTAGATATTGAAGAAGCTGACCCGCCACAGCTAGGTGACTTTACAAAAGACTGGGTAGAATATAACTGCAACTCCAGTAATAACGTCTGCTGGACTGAAAAGGGACGCACAGTGAAAGCAGTATATGGTGTGTCAAAACGGTGGAGTGACTACACTCTGCATTTGCCAACGGGAAGCGATGTGGCTAAGCACTGGATGTTACACTTTCCTCGTATTACATATCCCCTAGTGCATTTGGCAAATTGGTTATGCGGTCTGAACCTTTTTTGGATCTGCAAAACTTGTTTTAGGTgcttgaaaagattaaaaatgagtTGGTTTCTTCCTACTGTGCTGGACACAGGACAAGGCTTCAAACTTGTCAAATCTTAA
- the TMEM168 gene encoding transmembrane protein 168 isoform X2, with translation MFLIVLPLESMAHGLFHELGNCLGGTSVGYAIVIPTNFCSPDGQPTLLPPEHVQELNLRSTGMLNSIQRFFAYHMIETYGCDYSTSGLSFDTLHSKLKAFLELRTVDGPRHDTYILYYSGHTHGTGEWALAGGDTLRLDTLIEWWREKNGSFCSRLIIVLDSENATPWVKEVRKINDQYIAVQGAELIKTVDIEEADPPQLGDFTKDWVEYNCNSSNNVCWTEKGRTVKAVYGVSKRWSDYTLHLPTGSDVAKHWMLHFPRITYPLVHLANWLCGLNLFWICKTCFRCLKRLKMSWFLPTVLDTGQGFKLVKS, from the exons ATGTTTCTAATCGTTTTGCCATTGGAATCCATGGCTCATGGGCTCTTCCATGAATTGGGTAACTGTTTAGGAGGAACATCTGTTGGATATGCTATTGTGATTCCCACCAACTTCTGCAG TCCTGATGGTCAGCCAACACTGCTTCCCCCAGAACATGTACAGGAGTTAAATTTGAGGTCTACTGGCATGCTCAATTCTATCCAAAGATTTTTTGCATATCATATGATTGAGACCTATGGATGTGACTATTCCACGAGTGGACTGTCATTTGATACTCTGCATTCCAAACTGAAAGCTTTCCTCGAACTTCGGACAGTGGATGGACCCAGACATGATACGTATATTTTGTATTACAGTGGGCACACCCATGGTACAGGAGAGTGGGCTCTAGCAG GTGGAGATACACTACGCCTTGACACACTTATAGAATGGTGGAGAGAAAAGAATGGTTCCTTCTGTTCCCGGCTTATTATCGTATTAGACAGCGAAAATGCAACCCCTTGGGTGAAAGAAGTGAGGAAAATTAATGACCAGTATATTGCAGTGCAAGGAGCAGAGTTGATAAAAACAGTAGATATTGAAGAAGCTGACCCGCCACAGCTAGGTGACTTTACAAAAGACTGGGTAGAATATAACTGCAACTCCAGTAATAACGTCTGCTGGACTGAAAAGGGACGCACAGTGAAAGCAGTATATGGTGTGTCAAAACGGTGGAGTGACTACACTCTGCATTTGCCAACGGGAAGCGATGTGGCTAAGCACTGGATGTTACACTTTCCTCGTATTACATATCCCCTAGTGCATTTGGCAAATTGGTTATGCGGTCTGAACCTTTTTTGGATCTGCAAAACTTGTTTTAGGTgcttgaaaagattaaaaatgagtTGGTTTCTTCCTACTGTGCTGGACACAGGACAAGGCTTCAAACTTGTCAAATCTTAA